In [Clostridium] cellulosi, one genomic interval encodes:
- the ilvC gene encoding Ketol-acid reductoisomerase (High confidence in function and specificity): MAKLYYEKDCNLELLKGKTVAIIGYGSQGHAHALNLHESGVNVIVGLYHGSKSWKLAEEAGLNVATAFDAAKQADIIMILVNDEKQPKLYQESIAPNLSAGKSLVFAHGFNIHFGQIVPPSDVNVFMVAPKGPGHTVRSQFQEGRGVPCLIAVHQDATGNAKDLALAYAAGIGGARAGILETTFKEETETDLFGEQAVLCGGVCELIKAGFETLVEAGYQPESAYFECLHEMKLIVDLINKGGLSFMRYSISDTAEYGDYVTGKRIITEETRKEMKKVLKEIQDGTFAKNWILENQANRPYFNARRKMEQESQIEQVGRELRKMMSWNK, from the coding sequence ATGGCAAAGTTGTATTATGAAAAGGATTGCAATCTGGAATTATTAAAGGGAAAGACTGTGGCTATTATCGGTTATGGAAGCCAAGGTCATGCACATGCCCTTAACCTTCATGAGTCAGGAGTAAATGTTATAGTTGGACTATATCATGGAAGCAAGTCTTGGAAGCTTGCAGAGGAAGCGGGCCTAAATGTTGCAACCGCTTTTGACGCCGCAAAGCAGGCCGATATTATAATGATTCTTGTTAATGACGAAAAACAGCCCAAACTCTATCAGGAGAGCATTGCTCCCAATCTTTCTGCAGGAAAGAGCCTTGTATTTGCTCATGGCTTTAATATTCACTTTGGTCAGATTGTGCCTCCGTCAGACGTAAATGTATTCATGGTTGCTCCCAAGGGGCCCGGACATACTGTAAGAAGCCAGTTCCAGGAGGGTAGAGGTGTTCCGTGCCTTATCGCAGTTCATCAGGATGCAACAGGAAACGCAAAGGACCTTGCATTAGCTTACGCAGCAGGTATAGGCGGTGCAAGAGCAGGAATTCTTGAAACCACCTTCAAGGAAGAGACCGAAACCGATCTATTCGGTGAACAGGCAGTTCTCTGCGGCGGTGTTTGCGAGCTTATCAAGGCAGGCTTTGAAACACTGGTTGAAGCAGGCTATCAGCCCGAAAGCGCATATTTTGAGTGCTTACATGAAATGAAGCTCATTGTTGACCTTATCAATAAAGGCGGATTGAGCTTTATGCGCTACTCAATTTCAGACACAGCCGAATACGGCGATTATGTGACCGGAAAGCGCATAATCACTGAAGAAACCAGAAAAGAAATGAAAAAGGTTCTTAAGGAAATCCAGGACGGAACCTTTGCAAAGAACTGGATACTTGAAAATCAGGCTAACCGTCCGTACTTCAACGCAAGAAGGAAGATGGAGCAGGAAAGCCAGATTGAACAAGTAGGCAGAGAACTAAGAAAGATGATGAGCTGGAACAAATAA
- a CDS encoding acetolactate synthase small subunit (High confidence in function and specificity), translating to MKRHVLSVLVENQSGVLIRVSGLFSRRGYNIDSLSVGETEDPKVSRMTIVVRGDDHILEQIKKQLKKLIDVIKVVDLDPEQSVFRELALIKVKTNMTTRASVIEIVDIFRANIVDVAADTLTVEMTGDEAKIEAFIALMDSYGIAEIVRTGLTALQRGNKAIKNLNEI from the coding sequence ATGAAAAGGCACGTTTTATCTGTACTTGTAGAAAACCAGTCGGGTGTCTTGATCCGCGTATCGGGCTTGTTCAGCCGCAGGGGCTACAATATTGACAGCCTTTCGGTGGGAGAGACCGAAGACCCAAAGGTATCCCGAATGACCATAGTGGTCCGCGGTGACGACCACATACTTGAACAGATAAAAAAACAGCTAAAAAAGCTAATTGACGTCATCAAGGTGGTGGATCTGGATCCTGAGCAGTCGGTATTCAGGGAGCTTGCCTTAATAAAGGTTAAGACCAACATGACCACCCGGGCGTCGGTTATCGAAATTGTTGACATTTTCAGAGCCAATATCGTTGATGTGGCAGCCGATACCCTGACAGTTGAAATGACCGGGGACGAAGCTAAGATTGAAGCATTTATAGCTCTTATGGATTCATACGGCATTGCTGAAATTGTTCGTACCGGCCTTACGGCACTTCAAAGAGGAAATAAAGCAATTAAAAATCTTAATGAGATATAG
- the leuC gene encoding 3-isopropylmalate dehydratase large subunit (High confidence in function and specificity), producing the protein MGMTMSQKILAAHAGLEKVEPGQLIEAQLDLVLGNDITTPVAVKEFEKTGFTRVFDKSKVAIVPDHFTPNKDIKAAEQCKMIRCFARQMDIENYFEIGEMGIEHCLIPEKGLAVPGDLIIGADSHTCTYGALGAFSTGIGSTDMAAGMATGKCWFKVPSAIKFVLKGKPKGWVSGKDIILHIIGMIGVDGALYKSMEFVGDGVKNLTMDDRFTMANMAIEAGAKNGIFIVDDITLDYVKKHSTKPFTVYEPDPDAVYDEVYEIDLGEIRPTVAFPHLPDNTRTIDEVGEIEIDQVVIGSCTNGRMEDLRAAARILKGNKVKKGVRVIVFPGTQNIYLEALKEGLIQDMVEAGAVVSTPTCGPCLGGHMGILAKGERAISTTNRNFVGRMGHPESEVYLASPAVAAASAITGKITDPDTILKRD; encoded by the coding sequence ATGGGTATGACAATGTCGCAGAAAATTCTCGCGGCTCACGCAGGTCTTGAAAAAGTTGAGCCGGGACAATTAATCGAAGCACAACTGGACCTGGTGCTGGGAAATGATATCACCACTCCTGTCGCAGTTAAGGAGTTTGAAAAGACCGGATTTACAAGGGTTTTTGATAAAAGCAAGGTTGCTATTGTACCGGACCATTTTACACCCAATAAGGACATTAAAGCTGCCGAGCAGTGCAAGATGATTCGCTGCTTTGCCCGTCAAATGGACATTGAAAACTATTTTGAAATAGGAGAAATGGGAATTGAGCACTGCCTTATCCCTGAAAAGGGTCTTGCAGTACCCGGAGACCTTATAATTGGAGCCGACTCCCACACCTGTACATACGGAGCCTTGGGCGCGTTCTCAACAGGTATCGGAAGTACCGACATGGCTGCCGGCATGGCTACCGGAAAGTGCTGGTTTAAGGTTCCCTCTGCCATAAAGTTTGTTTTAAAGGGCAAGCCCAAGGGCTGGGTATCGGGAAAGGACATTATTTTGCACATAATCGGCATGATAGGTGTGGACGGAGCCCTTTACAAATCCATGGAATTTGTAGGGGACGGGGTTAAGAACCTGACAATGGACGACCGCTTCACAATGGCAAACATGGCAATAGAAGCAGGTGCCAAGAACGGCATATTCATTGTGGATGATATAACCCTTGATTATGTGAAGAAACACTCCACAAAGCCATTTACTGTATATGAGCCTGACCCTGACGCAGTTTATGATGAGGTTTATGAGATTGATTTGGGAGAGATTAGGCCAACAGTTGCCTTCCCGCATCTTCCTGACAATACAAGGACCATTGATGAAGTCGGGGAAATTGAAATTGACCAGGTAGTAATCGGCTCCTGCACAAATGGCCGTATGGAAGATTTAAGGGCTGCCGCAAGAATCCTTAAAGGCAACAAGGTAAAGAAGGGAGTAAGGGTTATTGTATTCCCAGGCACCCAGAATATATATCTTGAAGCTCTGAAAGAGGGTCTTATTCAGGACATGGTTGAAGCGGGCGCTGTAGTATCAACACCTACCTGCGGACCCTGCCTTGGCGGGCACATGGGCATACTTGCCAAGGGGGAAAGAGCTATTTCCACCACCAACCGCAACTTTGTAGGACGTATGGGACACCCGGAATCCGAGGTGTATCTTGCAAGCCCCGCCGTAGCGGCCGCGTCTGCCATAACAGGCAAAATCACAGATCCCGATACCATATTAAAGCGTGATTGA
- the leuA3 gene encoding 2-isopropylmalate synthase (High confidence in function and specificity) has translation MAGRIYIFDTTLRDGEQSPGCSMNLQEKIEVARQLERLKVDVIEAGFAIASPGDFQSVKAIAETIKDCTVASLSRAVEKDIDRSAEALKGAVNPRIHTFLATSDIHMKYKLRMTPDEVLERTKKMVAYAKNYCSEVEFSAEDATRSNREFLCRVFETAINAGATVINVPDTVGYTTPDEFYDLIQYLKNNVPNIDKAIISVHCHNDLGMAVANTLAAVKAGATQVECTINGIGERAGNAALEEIVMAMKTRNDMFNTTCRVETTQIYRSSKLISSITGVSVQPNKAIVGANAFAHESGIHQHGVLAEKSTYEIMTPESIGLSKNTMVLGKHSGRHAFEDRLKVLGYTLSKEELDAAFEKFKILADKKKVVQDADIEALLSNKAIEIPETYKLDRFVINTGNTITATANVRVIKQNGEPKVIEEVSTGDGPIDAAFKAIDKIVGVSFSLEDYKLNSVTEGQDAQGEAYVKLRRDTRLYTGKGVSTDVFEASVLSYLNAINKMIYKEKLEEQL, from the coding sequence ATGGCAGGACGGATATATATTTTCGATACAACCTTAAGAGACGGTGAGCAGTCTCCCGGGTGCAGCATGAATCTTCAGGAAAAAATAGAGGTTGCAAGGCAGTTGGAACGCCTGAAGGTGGATGTCATTGAAGCCGGGTTTGCCATAGCGTCCCCGGGTGACTTCCAGTCAGTCAAGGCTATTGCCGAAACCATTAAGGACTGTACTGTGGCAAGCCTTTCAAGAGCAGTGGAAAAGGATATAGACAGGTCGGCAGAAGCTTTAAAGGGAGCGGTTAATCCGCGTATTCACACCTTTTTGGCAACATCCGACATACATATGAAATATAAATTAAGGATGACCCCCGACGAAGTTCTGGAACGCACAAAGAAAATGGTTGCCTATGCCAAAAATTATTGCTCTGAAGTGGAATTCTCGGCAGAGGATGCCACAAGAAGCAATCGCGAATTTCTTTGCCGGGTGTTTGAGACGGCAATAAATGCAGGCGCAACTGTTATAAATGTTCCGGATACAGTGGGCTACACCACCCCTGACGAATTCTATGATCTCATTCAGTACCTTAAAAATAATGTTCCCAATATAGATAAGGCCATAATTTCAGTACATTGCCACAATGACCTGGGAATGGCTGTTGCAAATACCCTTGCTGCCGTAAAGGCAGGGGCAACCCAGGTGGAATGCACCATAAACGGCATCGGAGAGCGTGCAGGAAACGCGGCTCTTGAAGAAATCGTCATGGCAATGAAGACCAGAAATGACATGTTCAATACCACATGCCGTGTGGAAACCACCCAAATATACCGTTCATCCAAGCTTATCAGCAGCATTACAGGTGTTTCGGTACAGCCCAACAAGGCCATTGTAGGAGCAAATGCCTTTGCTCATGAGTCAGGCATCCATCAGCATGGAGTATTGGCTGAAAAGAGCACCTATGAAATAATGACACCCGAATCCATAGGGCTTTCCAAAAACACCATGGTTTTAGGCAAGCATTCCGGACGCCATGCATTCGAGGATCGCCTGAAAGTTTTGGGCTATACACTTTCCAAGGAAGAGCTGGATGCTGCCTTTGAAAAATTCAAGATTCTGGCTGATAAGAAGAAAGTGGTTCAGGATGCAGACATTGAAGCACTCCTGTCCAATAAGGCCATTGAAATTCCCGAAACCTATAAGCTTGACCGGTTTGTTATAAACACCGGCAATACCATTACAGCTACCGCTAATGTAAGGGTTATCAAGCAGAATGGTGAGCCCAAGGTTATTGAAGAGGTTTCAACCGGCGACGGCCCAATTGATGCCGCCTTCAAAGCAATTGACAAAATTGTCGGTGTTTCCTTCAGCCTTGAGGACTATAAGCTCAATTCCGTAACAGAAGGTCAGGATGCCCAGGGTGAAGCCTATGTCAAGCTTCGCCGCGATACCAGGCTCTATACCGGCAAGGGCGTCAGCACCGACGTGTTTGAGGCAAGCGTTCTTTCCTATCTGAATGCAATTAATAAGATGATTTACAAGGAGAAGCTTGAGGAACAGCTGTAA
- the leuB gene encoding 3-isopropylmalate dehydrogenase (High confidence in function and specificity), with the protein MNYKIAVIPGDGIGPEVVEQTIRVLDKIGSIYGHTFEYSKYLAGGCAIDATGEPLPEETVEGCRNSNAVLLGAVGGPKWDTLPGDKRPEKALLGLRGKLGLYANLRTAVLNKELKDACPLRPEIVGDGIDIMVVRELTGGIYFGERGIRENGKMGPEAFDTETYSVGEVERIARIAFDIALKRNRKVTSVDKANILESSRLWREVVERVSKDYPNVSLEHMYVDNASMQLVRNPNQFDVIVTTNMFGDILSDEASMITGSIGMLPSASLGEGSFGLYEPVHGSAPDIEGQDKANPIATILSAAMMLKYTLNLPKEAKAIELAVDRVLEEGYRTGDIMSPGKTLVGTTKMGELIVSFIE; encoded by the coding sequence ATGAACTATAAAATTGCAGTAATTCCCGGTGACGGTATTGGCCCGGAAGTGGTTGAACAGACCATCCGGGTTCTTGATAAAATTGGTTCAATTTACGGTCATACTTTTGAGTATTCCAAATATCTGGCTGGCGGATGCGCCATTGACGCCACAGGCGAACCTCTTCCTGAGGAGACTGTTGAAGGCTGCAGAAACAGCAATGCGGTGCTTCTGGGAGCTGTGGGTGGCCCCAAATGGGATACGCTTCCCGGGGATAAAAGACCTGAAAAAGCTCTTTTGGGCCTTAGAGGCAAGCTTGGGCTTTACGCAAATTTAAGGACGGCTGTACTTAATAAAGAGCTTAAGGATGCATGTCCGTTAAGGCCTGAGATTGTTGGCGACGGAATTGACATAATGGTTGTGCGTGAGCTTACCGGAGGCATTTATTTCGGAGAAAGAGGAATAAGAGAAAACGGAAAAATGGGCCCTGAGGCTTTTGATACCGAAACCTACAGTGTAGGAGAAGTTGAGCGCATAGCCCGCATTGCCTTTGATATAGCTTTAAAGAGAAACCGCAAGGTTACAAGTGTGGACAAGGCAAATATATTGGAAAGCTCAAGGCTCTGGCGTGAGGTTGTTGAAAGGGTTTCAAAAGATTATCCTAATGTTTCCCTTGAGCACATGTACGTTGACAACGCTTCAATGCAGCTTGTAAGAAACCCCAACCAGTTTGACGTAATTGTTACCACCAATATGTTTGGAGATATATTGTCCGATGAGGCAAGCATGATTACAGGCTCAATAGGCATGCTGCCTTCAGCAAGCCTTGGCGAGGGAAGCTTTGGCCTGTATGAACCGGTACATGGCTCTGCTCCCGACATTGAGGGTCAGGACAAGGCAAATCCCATTGCAACAATACTTTCAGCGGCAATGATGCTTAAGTATACCCTGAACCTTCCAAAGGAAGCAAAAGCCATTGAACTGGCTGTTGACAGGGTTCTTGAAGAGGGCTACAGAACAGGCGATATTATGAGCCCGGGTAAAACTCTTGTTGGCACAACTAAGATGGGAGAGCTTATAGTAAGCTTCATTGAATAA
- the leuD gene encoding 3-isopropylmalate dehydratase small subunit (High confidence in function and specificity), with product MKAKGKVFKYGDNVDTDVIIPARYLNTSDPKELALHCMEDIDKDFVKNVKEGDIIVAGRNFGCGSSREHAPISIKASGISCVIASTFARIFYRNAINIGLPILECEAAVEGIEAGDEVEVDFDTGIIRNVTKGSTFKAQAFPEFMKKIMAADGLVNYLKSKATDDL from the coding sequence ATGAAAGCAAAAGGCAAGGTTTTTAAATATGGCGATAACGTAGATACTGACGTAATTATACCTGCCCGTTACCTTAATACCTCGGATCCTAAGGAACTGGCACTTCACTGCATGGAGGATATAGATAAGGATTTTGTTAAAAACGTTAAGGAAGGAGACATTATTGTTGCCGGAAGGAACTTTGGCTGCGGTTCATCCCGCGAGCATGCTCCTATATCCATTAAGGCGTCCGGCATATCCTGTGTAATTGCTTCAACCTTTGCCCGGATATTCTATCGCAATGCAATTAACATAGGACTTCCAATCCTTGAGTGTGAAGCTGCAGTCGAGGGTATTGAAGCAGGTGATGAGGTTGAGGTTGATTTCGATACGGGAATCATCAGAAATGTAACAAAGGGAAGCACCTTCAAAGCACAGGCGTTTCCTGAGTTCATGAAAAAAATCATGGCGGCGGATGGTCTTGTAAATTACCTTAAGTCCAAAGCCACAGATGATTTATAA
- a CDS encoding putative AIPM/Hcit synthase family transferase aq_356 (High confidence in function and specificity), which yields MMQQKVDIFDSTLRDGAQAEGISFSVEDKLKIVKALDNLGVAYIEAGNPGSNPKDIEFFNRMQGVTLKNAKLVAFGSTRRRDISAKDDKNVMSLLSANTPVVAIFGKSWDFHVTNVIKTTLEENLRMISETIAFMKEKGKEVIFDAEHFFDGYKSNREYAMKALSAAVEGGADCLVLCDTNGGCFPSEVYEIVKTVKEAFGDVQIGIHTHNDGGMAVANSIMAVEAGATHVQGTYIGFGERCGNANLSTIIPNLQLKKNIMCIPQEQLVNLTFTARKIAEIANITLSEREPYVGNSAFAHKGGMHIDGVCKASSSFEHIDPSLVGNKRRFLISEVAGRNTILDKIREINPCISKGSREAEEIVNRLKELEHQGYQFEGAESTFELVIRKQLGKYKPFFELETFKLMTEQPSQTGPSASALIKVKVDGRSEITAAEGNGPVHALDRALRKALEVFYPELSHVHLTDFKVRVIDSNKTTAAKVRVLIESTDGESVWTTVGVSTDIIEASWIALVDSIEYKLLKELEKKIKVYL from the coding sequence ATGATGCAGCAGAAAGTTGACATATTTGACTCCACTCTACGTGACGGAGCCCAGGCAGAGGGGATATCCTTTTCGGTGGAAGACAAACTTAAAATAGTAAAAGCCCTTGATAACCTGGGAGTAGCATATATTGAAGCCGGAAATCCCGGTTCAAATCCCAAGGATATAGAGTTTTTCAACCGTATGCAGGGCGTTACCTTAAAGAACGCAAAGCTGGTCGCCTTTGGCAGCACAAGGCGCAGGGATATAAGTGCCAAGGACGATAAAAACGTAATGTCCCTGTTATCTGCCAACACTCCTGTTGTTGCAATCTTCGGCAAGAGCTGGGATTTTCATGTGACCAATGTTATAAAAACCACCCTTGAGGAAAACCTCAGAATGATTTCCGAAACCATTGCCTTCATGAAGGAAAAAGGAAAAGAAGTGATTTTTGACGCCGAGCATTTCTTTGACGGCTATAAAAGCAATCGTGAATATGCCATGAAGGCTCTTTCGGCAGCGGTGGAAGGCGGAGCCGACTGCCTTGTTCTCTGCGATACCAACGGAGGATGCTTCCCAAGCGAGGTTTACGAGATTGTTAAAACCGTTAAGGAAGCCTTCGGCGATGTGCAAATAGGCATACACACCCATAATGACGGGGGCATGGCTGTTGCCAATTCCATCATGGCGGTGGAGGCAGGAGCAACCCATGTTCAGGGTACCTATATAGGCTTTGGCGAAAGGTGCGGAAATGCAAATTTAAGTACTATAATTCCAAACCTGCAGCTTAAAAAGAATATTATGTGCATACCGCAAGAACAGCTTGTAAACTTAACCTTTACCGCCAGAAAGATTGCCGAAATTGCCAACATAACCTTAAGTGAACGGGAGCCCTATGTAGGAAACAGCGCCTTTGCTCATAAGGGAGGCATGCATATTGACGGTGTCTGCAAAGCTTCAAGTTCCTTTGAGCATATTGATCCATCCCTTGTAGGCAATAAGCGCAGATTCTTGATTTCCGAGGTGGCCGGAAGAAATACTATCCTTGACAAAATCCGTGAGATTAATCCGTGCATCAGCAAGGGGTCCCGTGAGGCCGAAGAAATCGTTAACCGCCTTAAAGAGCTTGAGCATCAGGGATATCAGTTTGAGGGTGCAGAAAGCACCTTTGAACTGGTAATAAGAAAGCAGCTTGGAAAATACAAGCCCTTCTTTGAGCTTGAGACTTTCAAGCTCATGACAGAGCAGCCAAGCCAGACAGGACCATCAGCATCAGCCCTTATTAAGGTTAAGGTGGACGGTAGATCCGAAATTACCGCCGCAGAAGGGAACGGTCCTGTGCACGCTCTTGACAGGGCTTTAAGAAAGGCTCTTGAGGTATTTTATCCCGAGCTTTCACACGTGCACCTGACCGACTTTAAAGTGCGCGTCATTGACTCCAATAAGACCACTGCGGCAAAGGTTAGAGTACTGATTGAATCAACCGACGGCGAATCGGTATGGACCACCGTAGGTGTATCCACCGACATAATTGAGGCAAGCTGGATAGCCCTTGTGGATTCAATAGAATATAAGCTGTTAAAAGAACTTGAAAAGAAGATAAAAGTTTATTTATGA